In one window of Arachis ipaensis cultivar K30076 chromosome B06, Araip1.1, whole genome shotgun sequence DNA:
- the LOC107605293 gene encoding probable plastid-lipid-associated protein 11 isoform X1, with protein sequence MATTTLLLPTPFKPQSPNSKLSVPRCYSHPRFTCSSVTAQSQSARERLLVLISDQDRGLRTQTDPARRAAIVEAIDAMAELGAGTVTTDDSLSGTWRLLWTTEKEQLFIIEKAPLFGTRAGDVLQVIDVQQKTLNNVITFPPDGVFFVRSGIEIASPQRVNFRFTSAVLRGKNWEIPLPPFGQGWFDTVYLDRDLRVAKDIRGDYLVVDRASYNWKE encoded by the exons CAAACCCCAAAGCCCTAATTCAAAACTCTCGGTCCCTCGTTGCTACTCTCACCCAAGGTTCACCTGCTCTTCCGTCACCGCCCAATCCCAATCAGCCAGGGAGCGCCTTCTCGTCCTAATCTCCGACCAGGACCGCGGCCTCAGGACGCAGACTGACCCTGCGAGGCGTGCTGCCATCGTCGAAGCCATCGACGCAATGGCCGAACTTGGCGCCGGAACTGTGACCACTGACGACTCACTCTCCGGCACGTGGAGGCTGCTTTGGACCACCGAGAAAGAGCAGCTTTTCATTATCGAGAAAGCTCCCCTGTTCGGAACACGTGCCGGCGACGTGTTGCAAGTCATCGATGTCCAACAGAAAACCCTCAATAACGTCATCACTTTCCCTCCCGATGGGGTTTTCTTCGTCCGTTCCGGGATTGAGATTGCGTCGCCACAGAGAGTCAATTTCAG ATTTACTAGTGCAGTATTACGTGGGAAGAATTGGGAAATACCGTTGCCGCCATTTGGACAGGGTTG GTTTGATACTGTTTACCTTGATCGTGACCTTCGAGTTGCGAAGGATATCCGGGGAGACTATTTAGTTGTAGACCGGGCTTCATATAATTGGAAAGAATGA
- the LOC107605293 gene encoding probable plastid-lipid-associated protein 11 isoform X2, whose product MATTTLLLPTPFKPQSPNSKLSVPRCYSHPRFTCSSVTAQSQSARERLLVLISDQDRGLRTQTDPARRAAIVEAIDAMAELGAGTVTTDDSLSGTWRLLWTTEKEQLFIIEKAPLFGTRAGDVLQVIDVQQKTLNNVITFPPDGVFFVRSGIEIASPQRVNFRFTSAVLRGKNWEIPLPPFGQGW is encoded by the exons CAAACCCCAAAGCCCTAATTCAAAACTCTCGGTCCCTCGTTGCTACTCTCACCCAAGGTTCACCTGCTCTTCCGTCACCGCCCAATCCCAATCAGCCAGGGAGCGCCTTCTCGTCCTAATCTCCGACCAGGACCGCGGCCTCAGGACGCAGACTGACCCTGCGAGGCGTGCTGCCATCGTCGAAGCCATCGACGCAATGGCCGAACTTGGCGCCGGAACTGTGACCACTGACGACTCACTCTCCGGCACGTGGAGGCTGCTTTGGACCACCGAGAAAGAGCAGCTTTTCATTATCGAGAAAGCTCCCCTGTTCGGAACACGTGCCGGCGACGTGTTGCAAGTCATCGATGTCCAACAGAAAACCCTCAATAACGTCATCACTTTCCCTCCCGATGGGGTTTTCTTCGTCCGTTCCGGGATTGAGATTGCGTCGCCACAGAGAGTCAATTTCAG ATTTACTAGTGCAGTATTACGTGGGAAGAATTGGGAAATACCGTTGCCGCCATTTGGACAGGGTTGGTAG